One genomic region from Actinocatenispora thailandica encodes:
- a CDS encoding PQQ-binding-like beta-propeller repeat protein, giving the protein MVRTFAAGLAAILATVLVPAAAPADPAHPTTATAGTAAPSPAAAGSTAPRVDDLGAGVVSAPVTGAAIDGGTLYLVTRGLQPAVVARYDLATRRVVGHAELPTGTGGWAAAVDHGAVYAGTYGVADIHRYDPTTDTATRLTGLGTDTYVFDLAAAPDGTLYAGTYPSGKLYAVDPDTGATSDLGQASPGQHYVRSVAVADDGTVYAGTGAAARLVAYDPATGQRREILPAELRGEAFVYDVAVTDDLIAVGTEPSGKLALIDRHDPGRYTIVDTGDRTVDAITIDGDSVYLTARTSGSVYRYRRGTGTLERLGTPVPQDETRGVFVSAGQLVGVAGSGEVWTLNPDTGATTVTDLVAAGMPAAAEPAQSVAVQDGRYAYVGGNFGLQVHDLAAGTSRRVRAFGEPKRIVPVGGRAYLGVYPGGFVDTYDPVTRTMARRGALGGGQNRPRAMTWLPDRGQLAIGSRSEYGTVGGAFTLYDVASDTAHRYDPVPGQAISAVTARGHVGYLGSEIAADGVPPTATEAQLAAVDLDTGRTRWRWTAVPGATGWSDLSAHGNRLYGLTSAGRLVVADPVDRLVLASYQLADAGGGQLFWRHGTLYGVTRNTLFRLTEAGPVTVVGGLGGGWFNEPQASYDPVADVVYTLRGTDLVRIRL; this is encoded by the coding sequence ATGGTCAGAACATTCGCGGCCGGACTCGCGGCGATCCTGGCCACGGTGCTGGTGCCGGCCGCGGCGCCGGCCGACCCCGCCCACCCCACCACGGCGACCGCGGGAACCGCCGCCCCGTCGCCCGCCGCGGCCGGCAGCACCGCACCGCGGGTCGACGACCTCGGCGCCGGCGTCGTGTCGGCGCCGGTCACCGGCGCGGCCATCGACGGCGGCACGCTGTACCTGGTGACCCGCGGCCTGCAGCCCGCCGTCGTCGCCCGCTACGACCTGGCCACCCGCCGGGTCGTCGGACACGCCGAGCTGCCCACCGGTACCGGCGGGTGGGCCGCCGCGGTCGACCACGGCGCGGTGTACGCCGGCACGTACGGCGTCGCCGACATCCACCGGTACGACCCGACCACCGACACCGCCACCCGGCTCACCGGCCTCGGCACCGACACGTACGTGTTCGACCTGGCGGCGGCGCCGGACGGCACCCTGTACGCGGGCACCTACCCGTCCGGGAAGCTCTACGCCGTCGACCCCGACACCGGCGCGACCAGCGACCTCGGCCAGGCGAGCCCCGGGCAGCACTACGTGCGGTCGGTGGCGGTCGCCGACGACGGCACGGTCTACGCGGGCACCGGTGCGGCCGCCCGGCTCGTCGCGTACGACCCGGCGACCGGCCAGCGCCGCGAGATCCTCCCGGCCGAGCTGCGCGGTGAGGCGTTCGTCTACGACGTCGCGGTCACCGACGACCTGATCGCGGTCGGCACCGAGCCGTCCGGCAAGCTCGCCCTGATCGACCGGCACGACCCCGGCCGGTACACGATCGTCGACACCGGCGACCGCACCGTCGACGCGATCACCATCGACGGTGACTCGGTCTACCTGACCGCCCGCACCTCCGGCTCGGTCTACCGCTACCGGCGCGGTACCGGGACGCTGGAACGGCTCGGCACGCCGGTACCGCAGGACGAGACCCGCGGCGTGTTCGTCTCCGCGGGCCAGCTCGTCGGCGTCGCCGGCAGCGGCGAGGTGTGGACGCTGAACCCGGACACCGGGGCGACCACGGTGACCGATCTGGTCGCGGCCGGAATGCCGGCCGCCGCGGAACCGGCCCAGTCGGTCGCGGTCCAGGACGGCCGGTACGCCTATGTCGGCGGCAACTTCGGGCTGCAGGTCCACGACCTCGCGGCCGGTACCAGCCGGCGGGTCCGGGCGTTCGGTGAGCCGAAGCGGATCGTGCCCGTCGGCGGCCGGGCGTACCTCGGCGTCTACCCCGGCGGCTTCGTCGACACGTACGACCCGGTGACCCGCACGATGGCCCGCCGTGGCGCGCTCGGCGGCGGGCAGAACCGGCCACGGGCGATGACCTGGCTGCCCGACCGCGGGCAGCTCGCGATCGGCAGCCGCTCCGAGTACGGCACCGTCGGCGGCGCGTTCACCCTCTACGACGTGGCCAGCGACACCGCGCACCGGTACGACCCGGTGCCGGGGCAGGCGATCAGCGCGGTCACCGCACGCGGGCACGTCGGCTACCTGGGTTCGGAGATCGCCGCGGACGGCGTGCCGCCGACCGCGACCGAGGCGCAACTCGCCGCCGTCGACCTGGACACCGGGCGGACCCGGTGGCGCTGGACCGCGGTACCCGGTGCGACCGGCTGGTCCGACCTGTCGGCGCACGGCAACCGCCTGTACGGGCTGACCTCGGCCGGGCGGCTGGTCGTGGCGGATCCGGTCGACCGCCTCGTGCTCGCCAGCTACCAGCTGGCCGACGCCGGCGGCGGCCAGCTGTTCTGGCGGCACGGCACCCTGTACGGCGTCACCCGCAACACGCTGTTCCGGCTCACCGAGGCCGGGCCGGTCACCGTGGTCGGTGGGCTCGGCGGCGGTTGGTTCAACGAGCCGCAGGCCTCGTACGACCCGGTCGCCGACGTCGTCTACACGCTGCGCGGCACCGACCTGGTCCGCATCCGCCTCTGA
- a CDS encoding HAD family hydrolase: MRERCQALVLDMDGVLRRFDPANEQAVAATHGLPAGMLTDLAFEPDRLRAVLTGRASHAEWLASVTDALAAATDDRQRAEQAVAAWSAYRGAVVPEVLDAVRAVRSAGVPVLLASNATDWLAADLAQLGLTGEFDGVLNSSELGHAKPSAEFYAAACDRLGVPARLCLLVDDSDRNVRGARAAGLAAIRYTGPADLTYLTSALAPATA, from the coding sequence ATGCGGGAGCGGTGCCAGGCGCTGGTGCTGGACATGGACGGCGTGCTGCGCCGGTTCGACCCGGCGAACGAGCAGGCGGTGGCGGCGACGCACGGGCTGCCGGCCGGCATGCTCACCGACCTCGCGTTCGAGCCGGACCGGCTGCGTGCGGTGCTGACCGGTCGCGCCAGTCACGCCGAATGGCTCGCCTCGGTCACCGACGCGCTCGCCGCCGCCACCGACGACCGGCAGCGCGCCGAGCAGGCGGTGGCTGCCTGGTCGGCGTACCGGGGAGCGGTGGTGCCGGAGGTGCTCGACGCGGTGCGCGCGGTGCGGTCCGCCGGGGTGCCGGTGCTGCTCGCCTCGAACGCCACCGACTGGCTGGCCGCGGACCTGGCTCAGCTGGGGCTGACCGGCGAGTTCGACGGGGTGCTCAACTCGTCCGAGCTCGGGCATGCGAAGCCGTCCGCGGAGTTCTACGCGGCGGCCTGCGACCGGCTCGGCGTGCCGGCTCGGCTGTGCCTGCTGGTCGACGACAGCGACCGCAACGTGCGCGGCGCCCGGGCCGCCGGCCTCGCCGCGATCCGCTACACCGGCCCGGCCGACCTCACCTACCTGACCTCGGCGCTGGCCCCGGCGACCGCCTGA